In Spirochaetaceae bacterium, the DNA window GCGACTCGGCAGCCGCCGCCGACAAGAAGTATGTGACCGACCCCACCACCGGCAAGGTGGTGGTCGCGCCAGAGTATGGCGGGACATTGACCTTTGTCTTGGAAGCCGAGCCAGACAATGCTGACACCCATTTCGGGAATCTCGCAGCATTGGTCTCCGGCCACACTGTAGAGAAGCTGGGAAACATGGACTGGGCAATAGATAGGGACGTATTTTCCTTCAAAAGCAATTACCAGCCTCTATCCCTTTTTAGAGGGCATCTGGCTGAGAGCTGGGACACGCCCGACCCACTGACGATCATCTTCAACATCCGCAAGGGTGTGAACTGGCAAGACAAGGCACCGATGAACGGGAGAGAGTTTACTGCTGCTGATGTCGAATTCAACTTGCAGCGACTGCTGGGCTTGGGCGACTTTGCCGAAGCCGGACCGAGCCCCTATAACTATCAGCGGCCACCTGGCGAGTCGGTCACGGCCACCGACAGATACACGGTTGTTATCAAGCTGGCCGAGCCTAGCAGCGAAGCTCTTATAAAGCATCTCGGCATGAGCCTCGCCTATATGAACGCCCCTGAGGTCATCCAGCAGTACGGTGACGTGAAGGACTGGAGGAATTTGGTCGGTACCGGGCCCTATTCCCTTACTGACTGGACCGAGGGCAGCTCCTTTACCTTGCAGAAGAATCCTGGCTACTGGAAAGACGACGAGAAGTATCCGGGGAATCGTCTGCCCTATATTGACGAGATGCAGGGCCTTTTCGTCAAGGAGAAAGCGACCCGTCTGGCGGGACTGCGCTCTGGTAATATTGATTTCATCGGTGCCCCTGCTGGTTGGGCTCATATAGTATCGGTCGAAGTAGTCGAAAGCCTCCAGAAGAGCAACCCCGAAATCGTGCTGAACCCGGTGTTTCATCGTTCGGACCAAAGTTATGTTCCGGACGCGACCAAGCCGCCTTTTGACGATGTCAGGGTGCGCCAGGCGATGCAGATGGCACTAGACCTCGAGGGCATTAACAATACCTACTACAAGGGCACGGCAATGTGGCAGCCTCAGGGCCTGATAGGGGAAGGCATCACCGGGTATTTCACCCCCTTTGAAGAGTGGCCCGAAGAGGTCAAGAACGGCTATCGGTACGATCCGGATCGGGCGGAAGCCTTGCTGGATGAGGCCGGATATCCGCGCGGCGCCGACGGAACTCGATTCAAGACTGTGTTGAACCATTTCCATAGATTTGATTTAGGTTATAGTGAATTAGCTGCCACCTATTGGGCTGATATTGGCGTTGATGTAGAGATCAACGTATTGGATGAAGCTAGTGGTAGTGCTACTCGAAGAAACCGTACTTGGGAGGGTCTACTATTTCACCTTTTGGGCAGCAATAATCCTCCGCTGTCTGAACTACGCAACAACGTACACTCGAGCGGTGATAACTTACACGGAATCCGGTACCCTGAATTGGATTCCCTTATTGAAGCCGCCGAAGCCACTACTTCCGAAGAGGAGCGGCAGAAACTGCTCAAAGAGGTGGATATGTACACCATGGAGAACCACTGGTGGATATGGGGTCCTAAAGCTGGAAGCTACATGGCGCACCAGCCGTGGGTCATCGGCTTTAACGGTGAAGTCTGGCTTTCATTTATGGATCGTTCTATCTTATCCCGCCTCTGGATTGATAGTGCGTTAAAGGCAGAAATGGGCCACTAGAAAAATAGGAGTTGGGAAGCGCAAGCCTCCCGGCTCCCCATACTCGTTGAATATTTGGAGGGCAACGGGATTGCCACGCCCTTCAGTAGAAGGGCTCGCAATGGCAAAAGAGGGTTGGCAATGACGGGGGAAATCGCGATGCGGCGTCTCACATGAGAGCCTATATCATCAGGCGGTTATTGCTCGTAATCCCCACTCTGTTGATCTTGAGCATCCTCGTCTTTCTCTCGGTCCGCTTCATCCCAGGCGATGTAATAGACGTAATGGTGGGCAGGTTGGCATTCTCGGGGGTGGGTGGGGTCGACCGTGAAGCGCTCGAGCAGATGCTCGGATTGGACCAGCCGGTCTACGTGCAGTATGGACGCTGGATGGGAGGTATTCTCCTGCACGGCACCTTTGGCGACTCATTGATGGGCGATTGGTCGGTAGAGGAGAAGATACTAGGTAGATTGCCGGTAACCATCGAGCTGGGTGTGCTGTCCATCGTAATAGGGCTGTTGATAGCCCTGCCGGTCGGCATCTACTCGGCGATTCGCCAGGATACGGCGGTCGACTACGCCGGCCGCTCCATCGCCATCCTGGGCCTGGCAACGCCCAACTTCTGGCTCGCCCTCATGGTCATGATCTACCCGGCCATCTGGTGGGGCTGGTCGCCGCCGATGCGGCTGATCACGTTCAGCGAAGACCCGCTGGGGAACCTCGGCATGTTCCTGATTCCGAGCCTGATTCTGGGGACCTACCTTGCTGCGGCTACCATGCGGATGACGCGCACGATGATGCTGGAGGTGCTGAGGCAGGACTACATCAGGACGGCGTGGTCCAAGGGTCTGAAGGAGCGGGCGGTGGTAGTGCGGCACGCGGTCAAGAACGTCCTCATCCCGGTGGTTACCCTGATAGGCCTGCAGTTGCCTATCCTGGTAGGCGGCTCGGTTATCATGGAGAACATATTCAACCTGCCGGGGCTGGGTCGTCTCGGGCTGGATGCCCTCAATAACAGAGACTACCCGGTGGTCGCCGGCATCAATCTGGTGTTCGCCGCCGCGGTGATGGGGATCAACCTGATGATCGACCTGGTCTATGCGTTCCTGGATCCCAGGGTCCGCTATCAGCAGTGAGTCAGGGCAGCGGGCGCACGCGTTTCTTGACCCGGCTGGTCAAGGAGAAGCCGCTCGGCACGGCGAGCGGCGTGGTCGTATTGATACTGATTCTGGTGGCTGTTTTCGCCGACGTCATCGCTCCCTATCCAATTGGTGAGAGGCACCTTCCCGACCGATTGCAGGGCTCATCAGCCCAGTATCTGCTCGGTACCGACCACCTCGGGCGCGACCTCCTGAGCCGCATCATCCACGGCGCCCGTATCTCCCTGACGGTGGGTCTGGCCGCCACCACGCTCAACGTTCTGATCGCTGTTCTGATAGGCGGCACCTCAGGGTTCCTCGGCGGCAGACTGGACCTGGTGGTGCAGCGGTTCGTCGATGCCTGGATGTCTTTCCCGGGACTGCTGCTGTTGTTGACCATCATATCCATCGTGGGCAAGGGGCTGTTGCAGCTCATCCTGGTCCTGGGCATCTCGGGCGGCATCGTCGGCTCGCGAGTGCTCAGGAGCGCCGTTATCGGCATAAAGGGGAACGACTACTTTCAGTCCGCGCTGGCGATTGGCGCCTCGAAATGGGGGATACTGCTGCGCCATGTGCTTCCCAATATCGCGGCTCCGATAATCGTTGTCTTCAGTATCAACGTCGGCGGGGTGATTATCTCGGAGGCTGCGTTGAGCTTCCTTGGATTCGGTCTGCCGATCGAGATTCCCAGCTGGGGTGGTCTGCTCAGCAGGGAGGGGCGCCAGTACATGGAGGCGGCGCCGCACCTCGCCTTTTGGCCCGGCCTGGCTCTGACGGTTACCGTGTACAGCCTGAACATGCTCGGCGACGCGGTGCGCGACCTGCTCGACCCGCGGCTGAGGGGTGGCGGTGGTGGTTTCGGTGCCGGAGCCGCCGGGTCGGTTTAGAGAAGCGCAATCAAAGGAACAAAGAAACCAACGGAGCGTGCCGCCCTGCGCACCCGAACGCGTCGAAAGGCGGCTCGGTTATGTTAAAACCTGCGGAGTTGAAACCGCGAAACTCCCACGGAAAATGCTTGAGCTCGGGATTGGTTCGCTCCAGGCCCTCCGTCGCAGGGCCGGGCGCAACCAGTACAAGAGGATCTCGTCCGCCAGCTACGCGGTCAGTCGGAGTCGCGAAAGAGGCGCTGGTCCCACCAGACGGGGGTTTCCAGACCGACCGTCAAGCGATCGAAATCTGCATGCCGCGTGTTGATGACTATGTTGCGCTCCATACGTGCCACGACCGACGGGACGATCAGGAGTGTACTTCGGATGTCGGCATACCACGCGCGACCGAAGCGGCGGGCCGCCTCCCCGTCCGGATGGGACCAATCGCGAACGAGATCGGCCGTTACCACCTCATGGCTGGTGCCCGTAGGTATCGTGATCTCGACGAAGTGCTGGTTCGGCGGCGGCGCTCCGTTCCAATGGGCGAGCGTCTCCAACATGGCTGTCGAATAGGATTCGGAGGCGTAGATTACTTCGGCGCCGGCCTCGTGCCACCGGCCGGACACGCGTCTGGCGCCTGCCGTGCTCCACACCGGAAACCGGCCAGCAGGATCGCCGATCCGATAGGCACGCATCGTCCGCGGGAGCGTTCGCGGTTTCGCCAAACAGCCACGCCGGCCTCCGCCCGACGAATGAGATTCAGAACCGCTTCCGCACCTGCCGAGCTGGAGCGCACCATGTCGAACGGCGTCTCGCCTTCGAGCAATGGGTGTGGACGGCTCAGGAACGCTTCGATTGCGTCCCGGTCTCCGTGGTAGGCGCGGCTGACTGCATCGACGACGCGTCCCAGTTCATAGAGTCGTTCGCTATGCTGTCTGGACAGCACTTTCCTGCCTCTGCGCACTCGCCGGAGCGTTGCCTCGGGGACTACCGGTCCAACCACCCGATGCTGCCCAAGCACCTCGGCCAGGGCGACGGCCGATGCCGGAAGCAAACCGCCGGCGACCAGCCGCGCGAGCTGTACGTCACTCCGTATGTCCGGCTCGTCGATAGCCAGGAGCATCGCGACGCGCGTGGCTTCGCTCGCCGGCATCTCGGCCGGGTCAGCATATGCTTGCAGAGTCGCGGACCGTTTAGAGGATGCGCGCGCCATATGACGAGTATACAGCGCTCACGCGACGCTTGCAAGGGTGACAATCGCACACCATCGAAATGGTCTACCTCGCCGAAGCCAATGCTCCTCGTCCCGGAACAACGAGATCAAACGGACCGGGTGTCTTGCGCGCCCAGGCGGCCGGCGCCGCCGATCAGGTAGAGCGTGTCGCCCTTCTTGACCCTGAGCCGGGCCAGCGCCGCCGTGGTGAGGATGACGCCGGACGATGCACCTACAGTGGTTACCGCACCCCAGCACGCGACCGAGCGGCATGTCCTCGATCCAGCGCGTGACGCCGGCGTACCGCCGCTCGCAGGCCGCGGCAACGACCTGCCGGGTTTGCGGTCCGGGGCGGCGGCTCGACTCGAGTCGTCGTAATGGCCCACGATGCGGCCGTAATGCGGCCGTGTTCACCAATCGGCAACTCGGCTATCCTGAGATGCCATGAACGATTTCCTGGATCACATAGTCATTGATCCGGCCCGGCGTTCGGGCAAGCCGTGCATTCGTGGGACTCGCATCACGGTCTACGACGTTCTCGAATACTTGGCCGGAGGAATGTCAACGGAGGAGCTTCTCGGCGAGTTCCCCGAGCTGACCCGCGATGATGTGCAGGCAGTCCTACAGTTCGCCGCGGCCCGGGAACGAAGGTTGGCCTCCAGTCACGGGTGAAGCTTCTTCTCGACCAGAATCTCCCACGAAGCCTCATTCAGACGTTGGCCGTCACGTTTCCAGGTTCCGAACACGTAATCGGTCTTGGATTGGACGATGCCCCCGATGCACATATCTACGATTACGCGGGACAGAACGGTTTCACGATCGTCTCCAAGGACAGCGACTTCCGACAATTGAGTTTCCTGCACGGGGCACCACCCAAAGTGGTGTGGCTGCGCGTCGGGAACTGTACGGTGAGAGAGCTTGTTGCACTGCTCACCGAGAACGAGCATCGACTATTGGAGTTCGACACGGCTGTCGAGAGTCTCCTCATTGTCGAGCGTCCGACCTCGTAGCTCTCCTCCGGCCAGGGGTGGTGCGCTCCAGGGACTCCAGGGGATGAACGCCAGTCCGCGCGCTTCGGTAGCGGCCAGGGTGCCGTCGCGCTCGGGCTGCCGGGATCAAACGCGCGAGTCCGGTGGCGATGCGGAAGCAGCGTGACCGCCACGCCGCAGGAGGCCTCGCTGGCGGTTACCCGAGGTGCCGTAACTTCCCTGGCCGCCGCGCAGCCGGGGGTCGAGCAGGTCGCGGACCGCGTCGCCGAACATGTTGAGCGCGTAGACGACGATTGGTCAGGCACAGCCCGGGCCACAGCGCCAGCCGCGGCGCCAGACGTGATTGACCAGTGGAAGGGGGATCCAGGACCGTGGCGGGCGTCAGTGAACGAGTGAACGAACGTGGACTGAGCCGGCGCCCGGCGCAGCCGCCCGCTACCCCGGTGCTGAAGGCGAAAGCGCCCGCGGCGCGACCAGCCCGAGCGGTTACGGTTAGTGATCTACCGGATAGCCGGCTCTGCAACAGCCGTCAACCGCGTGTCGTCGGTCACGTGATCACCACCATCCCATCGGTCGGGCTTGCCACTCTCAGCCACCGTAACTCACGCCGCGACCACCTGTTAACAGGCCAACAGCGACATCGCGCTTGCCGCTACATCCCCCAGACCGTGACCGGCACGCCAGCTCCCGACGGCGCGCAGCCAAAGATCTTCTGCGCCCAGGTTCGGTCCGGCGCGCGGTCGAACACGATCAGGTGGCCCGCCTCCGCCCCCGCCCGCCGGCGGGCCTTGCATGCGGTCCCTTTACGTGGCCGCGGTCGAGCAGACCAGCGCCGGCCGCGCCGGCTATGCCGATCGCTGCACGACGGGTCTCACCGACAGAAGGTCAGAATCGCAGACAGGACGCAGATCGTTATCCCCCAGCGTCACAACAGCTTCTGTCTTTCCGGACGCGGTGACGAACTCGACTTCAAACCTGTCAGGCTGATAGACCTCAACCACCGCTCCAACGTCTCCGCGTCGGAGTCCAAACTCCTCATGATCTCTCGTGAGCACGACCGTATCTAGTAGTCTGAACTTCATTATCCACTCCCAGGATAGGCCGTCACGAAGCGTGGCGAAACCTCGCCGTCACGGACAATCCACACCGTGGTAACGGACGCTTGCGTGCCTGACGGCCCCGTTATCCTGCCGCCGACGACGTACATCCGACCGTACCCGTTGTGCCCACGATCCACCCCATCGCCAGTCTCGGCAATCCTCTTGAGATCTTCGGCCAGCCTTTGCCAATCGTCACGAGCGTACCCCAATTCCTCGAAGAAGGCAGCCTTGAAGCGACCCAGGTGGTGAAACCGAGAGAGGAGGTAGTCCCGGAGTTTCGCGGGCTCGACGACCACGCTTCGTGCATTGGGTAGCTGCACACGACAGTCCTTC includes these proteins:
- a CDS encoding DUF4926 domain-containing protein; the protein is MKFRLLDTVVLTRDHEEFGLRRGDVGAVVEVYQPDRFEVEFVTASGKTEAVVTLGDNDLRPVCDSDLLSVRPVVQRSA
- a CDS encoding ABC transporter permease encodes the protein MSQGSGRTRFLTRLVKEKPLGTASGVVVLILILVAVFADVIAPYPIGERHLPDRLQGSSAQYLLGTDHLGRDLLSRIIHGARISLTVGLAATTLNVLIAVLIGGTSGFLGGRLDLVVQRFVDAWMSFPGLLLLLTIISIVGKGLLQLILVLGISGGIVGSRVLRSAVIGIKGNDYFQSALAIGASKWGILLRHVLPNIAAPIIVVFSINVGGVIISEAALSFLGFGLPIEIPSWGGLLSREGRQYMEAAPHLAFWPGLALTVTVYSLNMLGDAVRDLLDPRLRGGGGGFGAGAAGSV
- a CDS encoding ABC transporter substrate-binding protein — protein: DSAAAADKKYVTDPTTGKVVVAPEYGGTLTFVLEAEPDNADTHFGNLAALVSGHTVEKLGNMDWAIDRDVFSFKSNYQPLSLFRGHLAESWDTPDPLTIIFNIRKGVNWQDKAPMNGREFTAADVEFNLQRLLGLGDFAEAGPSPYNYQRPPGESVTATDRYTVVIKLAEPSSEALIKHLGMSLAYMNAPEVIQQYGDVKDWRNLVGTGPYSLTDWTEGSSFTLQKNPGYWKDDEKYPGNRLPYIDEMQGLFVKEKATRLAGLRSGNIDFIGAPAGWAHIVSVEVVESLQKSNPEIVLNPVFHRSDQSYVPDATKPPFDDVRVRQAMQMALDLEGINNTYYKGTAMWQPQGLIGEGITGYFTPFEEWPEEVKNGYRYDPDRAEALLDEAGYPRGADGTRFKTVLNHFHRFDLGYSELAATYWADIGVDVEINVLDEASGSATRRNRTWEGLLFHLLGSNNPPLSELRNNVHSSGDNLHGIRYPELDSLIEAAEATTSEEERQKLLKEVDMYTMENHWWIWGPKAGSYMAHQPWVIGFNGEVWLSFMDRSILSRLWIDSALKAEMGH
- a CDS encoding DUF433 domain-containing protein is translated as MNDFLDHIVIDPARRSGKPCIRGTRITVYDVLEYLAGGMSTEELLGEFPELTRDDVQAVLQFAAARERRLASSHG
- a CDS encoding RES domain-containing protein encodes the protein MRAYRIGDPAGRFPVWSTAGARRVSGRWHEAGAEVIYASESYSTAMLETLAHWNGAPPPNQHFVEITIPTGTSHEVVTADLVRDWSHPDGEAARRFGRAWYADIRSTLLIVPSVVARMERNIVINTRHADFDRLTVGLETPVWWDQRLFRDSD
- a CDS encoding DUF5615 family PIN-like protein; its protein translation is MKLLLDQNLPRSLIQTLAVTFPGSEHVIGLGLDDAPDAHIYDYAGQNGFTIVSKDSDFRQLSFLHGAPPKVVWLRVGNCTVRELVALLTENEHRLLEFDTAVESLLIVERPTS
- a CDS encoding ABC transporter permease; this encodes MRAYIIRRLLLVIPTLLILSILVFLSVRFIPGDVIDVMVGRLAFSGVGGVDREALEQMLGLDQPVYVQYGRWMGGILLHGTFGDSLMGDWSVEEKILGRLPVTIELGVLSIVIGLLIALPVGIYSAIRQDTAVDYAGRSIAILGLATPNFWLALMVMIYPAIWWGWSPPMRLITFSEDPLGNLGMFLIPSLILGTYLAAATMRMTRTMMLEVLRQDYIRTAWSKGLKERAVVVRHAVKNVLIPVVTLIGLQLPILVGGSVIMENIFNLPGLGRLGLDALNNRDYPVVAGINLVFAAAVMGINLMIDLVYAFLDPRVRYQQ